A DNA window from Fragaria vesca subsp. vesca linkage group LG3, FraVesHawaii_1.0, whole genome shotgun sequence contains the following coding sequences:
- the LOC101290747 gene encoding COBRA-like protein 11-like, which yields METSSSMKIPWSLLFLLFLGVFAARVEVSYGQKAAKLGAGAGASGGGDDGGDGDKPAPPPEQEDCDGIFLTYTFISREKEYPRKKNVSAQAWAFTSEASILNAGTETLKAWKMYVGFQNREILVSADGAVLVDGSDFPASVGKNGTYLSGDQQTDLKNSVDTAGDIEQIQAKIAFKGTQFGLPAKAVPMPKTIRLVNDGYKCPAPRIRGKTNMFVCCVPDPKFKVKKDDKDSKFLPRQNGDLSITYDVLDSYSNNYMAQVTIDNLHPLGRLDHWNLTWEWQKNEFIQTMRGAYTHKKDMSECLYGPAGKAYKDMDFSKVMNCEKKPTITDLPPTMKDDEKVGKLPKCCRNGTILPTIMNETQSQAQFQLQVFKLPPDDNRTALTPPQKWSIYGPVNPNYVCGPPIRVAPTLFPDPSGLQSTTAAVASWQVVCNITKPKVPRCCVSFSGYFSESIVPCNTCACGCKEDENPNCDPRAKAMLLPAEALLVPFANRTQKAKAWAKIKHFDIPKKLPCGDNCGVSLNWHIDSDYQSGWTARLTLFNWGKEPFQDWFTAVEMNKAFLDYENVYSFNGTRMAKPKNTILFQGLKGLNYLIEMRNATNPKDPRVPGKQQSVISFKKHHYHGINIKAGEGFPSRVLFNGEECSLPKRFPNGADHQASSNVLLILFVAIASFVFMTDRFH from the exons ATGGAAACAAGTTCGAGCATGAAGATCCCATGGAGCTTGTTGTTTCTATTGTTTTTAGGGGTGTTTGCTGCTAGGGTTGAAGTTAGTTACGGACAAAAAGCAGCCAAACTAGGAGCAGGAGCAGGCGCCAGTGGAGGTGGCGACGACGGAGGGGACGGAGACAAGCCGGCTCCTCCGCCGGAGCAAGAAGACTGCGACGGCATCTTCTTGACCTACACGTTCATCTCGCGCGAGAAGGAATATCCGCGCAAGAAGAACGTGTCGGCGCAAGCGTGGGCGTTCACGTCGGAGGCGAGCATCTTGAACGCCGGGACCGAGACGCTCAAGGCTTGGAAGATGTACGTAGGGTTTCAGAATCGAGAGATATTGGTGTCGGCCGACGGGGCTGTGTTGGTGGACGGTAGTGATTTTCCAGCCTCCGTTGGGAAAAATGGGACGTACCTTTCAGGAGATCAACAAACCGACTTGAAGAACTCCGTCGATACGGCCGGGGATATCGAACAGATTCAGGCAAAGATTGCTTTCAAGGGAACACAGTTTGGCCTCCCGGCCAAGGCAGTACCCATGCCCAAGACCATTCGCCTCGTCAACGACGGATACAAGTGCCCTGCACCTCGTATTCGTG GAAAGACAAACATGTTCGTATGCTGTGTACCGGACCCAAAGTTCAAGGTGAAGAAAGACGATAAGGACTCCAAATTCTTGCCTAGACAGAATGGTGACCTCTCCATCACATACGATGTGCTGGATTCTTATTCAAACAACTATATGGCTCAAGTCACCATCGACAACTTGCACCCACTCGGCCGTCTTGACCACTGGAACTTAACCTGGGAATGGCAGAAGAACGAGTTCATCCAGACCATGAGAGGCGCCTATACTCACAAGAAGGACATGTCCGAGTGCCTCTACGGCCCGGCCGGAAAAGCATACAAGGACATGGACTTCTCTAAGGTCATGAACTGTGAAAAGAAGCCTACCATCACCGACCTCCCACCGACGATGAAGGATGACGAGAAGGTTGGAAAGCTGCCCAAGTGCTGTAGAAACGGCACCATCTTACCGACTATCATGAACGAGACGCAGTCACAGGCACAGTTCCAGCTCCAAGTCTTTAAGCTTCCACCTGATGATAATAGAACCGCTCTCACTCCACCACAGAAGTGGAGTATCTATGGCCCTGTGAACCCTAACTACGTATGTGGACCTCCGATCAGAGTCGCACCGACTCTGTTTCCCGACCCGAGCGGCCTCCAGTCTACGACAGCTGCAGTTGCATCTTGGCAAGTG GTATGTAACATAACCAAGCCAAAGGTGCCTCGCTGCTGCGTTTCGTTTTCCGGCTACTTCAGCGAGTCAATTGTGCCGTGCAACACTTGCGCTTGTGGCTGTAAAGAAGATGAGAACCCTAACTGCGACCCAAGAGCCAAGGCAATGCTTCTACCAGCAGAAGCACTCCTTGTGCCTTTCGCCAACAGAACTCAAAAGGCAAAAGCGTGGGCCAAAATCAAGCACTTTGACATACCCAAAAAGCTTCCATGCGGAGACAACTGTGGAGTTAGTCTCAACTGGCACATAGACTCGGACTACCAGAGTGGATGGACAGCTCGTCTAACTCTCTTTAACTGGGGGAAGGAACCATTTCAGGATTGGTTCACGGCAGTAGAAATGAACAAGGCTTTTCTAGACTATGAAAATGTGTACTCATTTAACGGAACGAGAATGGCCAAGCCGAAAAACACCATCTTGTTCCAGGGTCTGAAAGGTTTGAACTACTTGATAGAAATGAGAAATGCGACCAACCCAAAAGACCCTCGGGTACCCGGAAAGCAGCAGTCGGTTATTTCTTTCAAGAAGCACCACTATCATGGTATTAATATAAAGGCTGGTGAAGGTTTCCCATCAAGAGTCTTGTTCAATGGAGAGGAGTGCTCACTTCCTAAGCGATTCCCCAACGGCGCAGATCATCAGGCCAGTAGTAATGTCCTCCTCATCTTGTTCGTTGCAATTGCGAGTTTTGTGTTCATGACAGACCGCTTCCACTGA
- the LOC101299275 gene encoding TBC1 domain family member 15-like gives MWGSSGTPGDSFYEVRSECTDVPKSRFKIKAGKTLSSRKWHAAFSPEGRLDIGKTLSRIHRGGIHPSIRGEVWEFLLGCYDPKSTFEEREQLRLRRRIEYARWKEDCRQMFPVVGSDRGQALSSEEYFKANGHTLNPASALEPVKDKKIIQWLLTLHQIGLDVVRTDRTLVFYEKQENLSKLWDILAVYAWIDTDVGYCQGMSDLCSPMIILLDDEADAFWCFERLMRRLRGNFRCTDNSVGVEAQLSNLAAITQVIDPKLHQHLETLGGGDYLFAFRMLMVLFRREFSFCDSLYLWEMMWALEYDPDLYSVYEDSDTDGERAEGSGSSKGKSKSKRHYGKYERENMKVKGSEAPLPISIFLVASVLKDKSSKLLTEARGLDDVVKILNDITGNLDAKKACSGAMKLHKKYLKKAQKT, from the exons ATGTGGGGGAGCTCTGGAACTCCTGGGGATTCTTTCTATGAGGTCCGCTCTGAGTGCACAGATGTACCCAAAAGCCGGTTCAAGATCAAG GCAGGTAAAACTCTAAGTTCAAGGAAATGGCATGCTGCATTTTCTCCAGAAGGTCGTCTGGATATAGGCAAGACTTTGAGTCGAATCCATCGTGGG GGTATCCATCCATCAATTAGAGGAGAAGTTTGGGAATTTCTACTTGGTTGTTATGACCCGAAAAGCACATTTGAAGAAAGAGAGCAGCTCCGGCTACGTCGAAG GATAGAATATGCTAGGTGGAAGGAAGATTGCCGCCAAATGTTTCCTGTTGTTGGAAGTG ATAGGGGGCAGGCTTTATCTTCAGAGGAATACTTTAAAGCCAATGGTCATACCCTGAATCCTGCTAGTGCTTTGGAACCAGTCAAGGATAAGAAAATAATCCAGTGGCTGCTTACGTTACATCAAATAG GGCTTGACGTGGTTCGGACTGACAGGACGCTAGTGTTTTACGAGAAGCAAGAAAACTTATCAAAACTTTGGGATATTCTAGCTGTTTATGCTTGGATAGATACAGATGTTGGCTACTGTCAAG GAATGAGTGATCTTTGCTCCCCCATGATTATCCTTCTCGATGATGAAGCTGATGCATTTTGGTGTTTTGAACGTTTGATGCGCAGACTG CGAGGAAATTTCAGATGTACTGATAACTCTGTCGGGGTGGAGGCACAACTAAGTAATTTGGCGGCAATCACTCAAGTCATTGATCCAAAACTTCATCAGCACTTAG AGACACTAGGTGGAGGTGATTATTTATTCGCTTTTCGGATGCTTATGGTTTTGTTCCGTCGGGAATTCTCTTTTTGTGATTCATTATACCTTTGGGAG ATGATGTGGGCTCTTGAGTATGACCCTGACTTGTACAGTGTATATGAAGATTCTGATACTGATGGTGAAAGGGCTGAGGGATCTGGATCTTCTAAAGGGAAATCAAAGTCGAAACGTCATTATGGGAAGTATGAGAGGGAAAATATGAAAGTGAAAGGTTCAGAAGCACCTCTCCCAATATCCATTTTCCTTGTTGCCAGTGTCTTAAAAGATAAGAGCTCAAAATTACTGACAGAAGCTCGGGGTCTCGATGATGTTGTTAAG ATATTGAATGACATAACTGGAAATTTAGATGCCAAAAAAGCTTGCAGTGGGGCAATGAAACTTCACAAGAAATATCTTAAAAAG GCTCAGAAAACATAG
- the LOC101299560 gene encoding early nodulin-like protein 2-like — MAKSIAFPMLGLLCLLLLLQKSGATEFTIGWTVPDASTHFDQWAANNRFQIGDSIVFNYSPGQDSVLRVSQDDYTNCNTDATAEKFSDGHSTFKFNQSGPFYFISGNKDNCVKNEKLVVIVLADRNQNSTGTPPSPAPSGEASPPPSPGTVQSNPTPAPESDQIPPPPPSSASSIFISFVGSIGAVAAYSSVLLF; from the exons ATGGCCAAAAGCATTGCGTTTCCGATGTTGGGGCTTCTTTGTCTATTGCTGTTGCTGCAGAAGAGTGGTGCAACTGAATTTACAATAGGTTGGACTGTTCCTGATGCATCAACTCACTTTGATCAATGGGCAGCGAACAACAGATTTCAAATTGGTGACTCCATAG TGTTCAACTATTCTCCTGGCCAAGACTCAGTGCTTCGAGTCAGCCAGGACGACTACACAAATTGCAACACCGATGCAACAGCTGAGAAATTCAGCGATGGCCACTCTACCTTCAAGTTTAACCAATCTGGGCCATTCTACTTCATCAGTGGGAACAAAGATAACTGTGTCAAAAATGAGAAGCTGGTTGTGATTGTCCTGGCAGATAGAAACCAAAACAGCACTGGAACCCCTCCATCTCCTGCACCTTCTGGCGAAGCGTCTCCACCTCCTTCACCAGGGACTGTCCAGAGTAACCCGACTCCAGCTCCCGAAAGTGATCAAATCCCTCCTCCACCTCCTAGCAGTGCTTCTTCAATCTTCATCAGTTTTGTTGGATCCATTGGAGCAGTTGCTGCATATTCATCAGTTTTATTGTTCTAA